The segment aacaacaaagacttgtattagatTCCCTGATAACAAAGACTGTGGTAGATCTCTTaacaacaaagacttgtattagatcCCCTGATAACAAAGACTGTGGTAGATCTCCTAACAACAAAGACTTGTGttagatcccctgacaacaaagactgtagTATATCTAACCacaaagacttgtattagatcccctgacaacaaagactgtagtagatcccctgacaacaaagacttgtattagatcccctgacaacaaagacttgtattagatcccctgacaacaaagactgtagtagatcccctgacaacaaagaccTGTAGTAGATCCTCTGACAACAAAGACCTGTAGTAGATCCTCTGACAACAAACAGGTGTTGTGAATGTCTGAGCAAGACTTGCTACCTGGGAGCCAGTTGAGGGGGGCGCACACAGCGTTGCTGGCGCTAATCCTGTGAGCGTACTTGATGATTTCCTCCGAGGAGATGCTTCCTGCAGAGAACCAGGTGTTACTCAGAATAAGAAAGCCCACAGGTGTGCTGGCTCACCTTTCTTGGCTCTTTCAATGGACTTGAGCTTCTCTTTGGCCTGGTAAACTGCTGTCGCCTTGAAACAAAGACCACATGTCTcccactaatattattattacaacacAACTCCTAGTTGGGGATTAGTGgaatactaatattattattaccagaggtgtggactcgagtcacatgacttggactcgagtcagactcgagtcatgaatttgatgactttagacttgacttgacaaaatgtaaatagacttgcaactcgacttaaacatcaatgacttgtgacttgacttggacttgagccttttgacttgacatgacttgctactttccccgaaaGCCAAAAATTAAATAGtttttcaggagcgctccgtatctttcattttgtacttgtgtgtgtctgtgtgttgttcctgtcagcttgtatgctctcagtacaacagccaatcaaattagtactgttgttttggtcccacagcactcatccaatcaaattACAGGAAAACCGAGGAAGAATAATTCTCAAACAACGCACCATTGAgaaaaaaatatgccaaagttggtttcgttcgggtataaaaactacgacttggtaaacgaaaaacgaattgccgtatgcaaaacatgcagttcgaacatgtagacgcaacaacttccaatttcgttcgacatttgaagatgcacaaagaagggtaagttttgattgtaagctcaagtttattggctgagtaacgtgacttttatttgctgtgtagttaaatgagtgaggctgtaaactcactgctaatccaatccaatccactttatttatatagcacatttaaacaacaataaagtttccaaagtgctgcacagccatgttaaaaacaatattatgctccaccaatgactgaataaaacaaaaaatgaataaaaataaaactaataaaaacaatataaaaacaaatatgatttaaaactattttaaaaggtcaaatcaattaaaacagtaaaataaaaatcaaagtgtataaaaaacacagaggacaacagaggaccacacaactcacgtagtgttaaaagccaaagaataaaagtgggtcttaagacgagacttaaaacactccactgtggaagcagtttgaacatggaggggcagagtgttccagagcttagggccgaccacagagaaggccctgtctcccctggtcttaagtctggtcttgggcaccacgagctggagctggctctcggacctcagagcgcgcgcagggatgtaaatttggatgaggtccgagatatattgaggtgccagtccatgtaaagatttaaaaacaaacagcaatgttttaaattcaattctaaaatgaacagggagccagtgcaaactctgaagaattggggttgtatgctggcgtttcctggcccctgttaaaagtcctgctgccgcgttctggactaactgcaaccaggagagagctttttggctaatgccagcataaagtgcattgcagtagtccaggtgacttgaaataaaagcatgcacgacttgttcaaaaaggttaaaagataaacatggtttaacctttactaaaagacgaaggtgataaaaacacgattttaaaaacgccattgacttgtttgtctagtttaaaatcgctgtctatagtgacgccaaggctggtgactttgggacgcacatcattttgcaatggtcccaagtcagtaagggccggaccaaaaactaaaatttccgtttttccctcattcattatttaaaaaatctgggctaaccaagccttgacgtcacatagacagttaagaaggggtgtaaggggcccgtggctttttgaaatcggcatataaatttggcagtcatctgcataaaagtgataaaacactccatgtttcttaaaaatatctccaagagggaggagataaagagcgaacaggatggggcctaaaatagatccttgggggacaccacagtaaagcggggcagaagaggaggtggcgtcccccagcctgacagagaaggacctctcagacaggtaagatctgaaccactgtaacgcagtccccctgacacccacacagtctctcaggcggtctaaaagaattgtgtggtcaactgtgtcaagggcagctgtaagatctaaaagcactaaaatggcagagctgccagaatcagacattaaaagcaagtcattaaaaacctttaaaaactgctaacgttagaaccataaacatcttctaagtagacgcagcatagaGCGCTTCTGCTACTGGCGCTGAggagacgagacgcggggccgccatcttggagtggtgatccgctccactcagtgcaattaatttgtcaggagcaatgaacagtcggccgccatcttggagtggtgatccgctccactcagtgcaattaatttgtcaggagcaatgaacagtcggccgccatcttggagtggtgatccgctccactcagtgcaattaatttgtCAGGCGCAATGAACagtcggccgccatcttggagtggtgatccgctccactcagtgcaattaatttgtCAGGCGCAATGAACagtcggccgccatcttggagtggtgatccgctccactcagtgcaattaatttgtCAGGACCAATGAACagtcggccgccatcttggagtggtgatccgctccactcagtgcaattaatttgtCAGGACCAATGAACAGTCGGCGCATTTCATTCATATTACCTCACTAAAAACCACTgatttttgtcatacgtgtaactatgataaaaggacacatgttttggtgtgttttattattcatagtttgcttaacagtaatagaatatttctatatgctataaatgaccagacgtcccagatcaatactgggaatataatcccagagaaggggaaaaaaaacggccagctatttttaagttgaagaaacaatatgattaggttatatatacatgcatatattctacataaacaatgtatgaatacattagatatctatgtaTATTAGGTACCTATGgactatctctgttgctgcaacagcagatagtttattctgtcttgacactttgtattgatattttgtattacattcttcccttaaatgatcatgttttcagtgagtgttttatatgtattttttatgtatgtcacttTGGATAAATGCGTCTGCCAaacacttaaacataaacatatattaatacgccgagtcataccaaagactataaaaatgggagccattacctccctgcttggcactcagcatcaagggttggaactgggggttaaatcgcccaaAAGGATTCCCGGGAGCCCACTGCACTCCTAACCTcgaagggggtgaacaaggggatgggtcacatgcagaagacaaatttcaccatacctagtgttagtgtgacaatcattggtactttaactttaacctgtaagtttttatatcagctaaaaccaccaatctgtttgactggattcagaataaaactaaattctgttttacccaagaatgttagtatttgaatattgttacttgaagacttattcctggatacatacatactgttaagaaagtattgtcttatattttgcctaaaatcAGATTGCATCTTAATCATTGGcgactggtgaattttgttttaggtgggcctgaaaatTTGTAaagcaaatacctgtaggggcgtcatcctcccccagaagatttctttgtgattttcacatacaaatattgaagatctttgctccttcccaactctgtggtgatattcttttcacaaaatacaaccatccatccatccatttcctaccgcttattcccattggggtcacggggggaatggtgcctatttcagctacaatcaggcggaaggcaatagtacgttaatgtttaATCTtagttgtgaaaagtaatcccccaattcctatttttaacagtccgctcatttcAATAGGAAAACGCTAAACACCATCTTTGTTTCTAcatctcaactgtcagtttaggctgctcgccggctcctcatcaccacttcaagatggcggccaaattgctcgcgtctACTTATGAGATGTCTATgcttataacgtcattgcaaacacggcaatctgttgcgtccactgcagtttgctaccttattcatactttttgtcaagtgattttttttaagcagggttgcatgaggtaccgacacataacgttacgttagtgaatgcatCACATACAGTAacgcaacgttagacggcggtcagcagcaccgcgtattttagccacctacaaaatgacaaacatagtcaaataaaggtcagttaaaatgtatactacattaagaatatgtgtacatattgctaTTGAAATGGCCCTGACATctgaaaagtacaactctgttcatttttattttcatgtatttgttatgttattcatgtgtacacagacataaacacacaaacagtatgagatgagatcaatgagataaggtaagaacaggatggaaactgctgtggaactagttacaatgcaatatgacaTGGAAATACAATATTAagacttttgtgcaaataagtacagttgaacttgtttttccaaatgtgtttattctgtaaagcaatgagttaaatgtttaaaatgactggttaatagtgctattatgaagtgcaatgtcagcactattatttttcctgcaatttcaaatgcacttggttTTAATAGATAAAtacagcatttaaaaaaatgtacacaatctgtgtaaatttATTAGTCTGTGATTGAAAtgacttgaaaggactcgaaactcaaaatgcaggacttgggacttgacttgagactttctagtcttgactttggacttgactcgggacttgcctgtcttgactcgggacttgactcgagacttgagggcaaagacttgagacttacttgtgacttgcaaaacaatgacttggtcccacctctgattATTACAATACAAGTCCTAGTTGGGGATTAGTGgaatactaatattattattacaatacaaGTCCTAGTTGGGGATTAGTGgaatactaatattattattactatacaaGTCCTAGTAGGGGATTAGTGgaatactaatattattattactatacaaGTCCTAGTTGGGGATTAGTGgaatactaatattattattacaatacaaGTTCTAGTTGGGGATTAGTGgaatactaatattattattaaaacacaAGTCCTAGTTGGGGATTAGTGgaatactaatattattattacaatacaaGTCCTAGTTGGGGATTAGTGgaatactaatattattattacaatacaaGTCCTAGTTGGGGATTAGTGgaatactaatattattattactatacaaGTCCTAGTTGGGGATTAGTGgaatactaatattattattactatacaaGTCCTAGTTGGGGATTAGTGgaatactaatattattattacaatacaaGTTCTAGTTGGGGATTAGTGgaatactaatattattattactatacaaGTCCTAGTTGGGGATTAGTGgaatactaatattattattactatacaaGTCCTAGTTGGGGATTAGTGgaatactaatattattattacaatacaaGTCCTAGTTGGGGATTAGTGgaatactaatattattattactatacaaGTCCTAGTTGGGGATTAGTGGactactaatattattattacaatacaaGTCATAGTTGGGGATTAGTGgaatactaatattattattactatacaaATCCTAGTAGGGGATTAGTGGAaaactaatattattattactatacaaGTCCTAGTTGGGGATTAGTGGAATACTAATATTACTATACAAGTCCTAGTTGGGGATTAGTGgaatactaatattattattacaacacAAGTCCTAGGGATTTGGTGCAAGGCTGCCATTATTTTAGTGAAAGCAGCAATTGCATGCATTGAAACATGTTTCATTGCACCAGCAGGTGCATGTAAGCTGTGGGTTTGACTTCTGGATCATTTTGACTATTTGTATTTGATTGTATTACACATTGTGTCAGTTCTCGTGAAGAATCATGCTGATTCTGACCATTGAAGACAACCTCGGCGGACAACAAAGATGGATTCTGTGGTAAAGTCTGAGCTTTACTTACCAGAATGTGTTCAGCCTCCTTCAGCTGCTTTTGAAGCTGCTGGATGTCACTGTCCCGCTTCTCCACCTCCTTCTCCAGGAGCTGCATCTCCTGTTGCACCTTGCCCTGCTGCTGGGCCAGCTCCATCAGCTCCTGGAACTCCCGGTCCCGCTGCACCAGCAGGTCCAGGATCTAAGAGCGCCACAAATGCACATTGTTTCAGCTGATAAGAGCAGAGCAGAAAAGACTTGCTGGCCATTGCAAAACACGGCAGCATTTTTGTTTCTCTCCATGGAGTGCTGCCTAAGGAGGTGTGCAGGTGGTGTGTGGACATCTACCTGAGTGtcctctccgggttggggaagttTCTGACTTCGGGACAGAGCCAACATTTCAATGAGCTCCCTGGAATGAACAAATGATAGACAAAGCATCTTCAAGGCATCAGTACCATGAATTCATGAaggtggacctcgacttaaagaagttaaaaaacttattggggtgttcaatcaatcaatcaatcaatcaatgtttatttatatagccccaaatcacaaatgtctcaaaggactgcacaaatcattacgactacaacatcctcggaagaacccacaaaagggcaaggaaaactcacacccagtgggcagagagaattcacatccagtgggacgccagtgacaatgctgactatgagaaaccttggagaggacctcagatgtgggcaaccccccctctctaggggaccgaaagcaatggatgtcgagcgggtgaaagttcaatccatagtggctccaacacatttaccatttagtagtcaattgtacggaatacgtactgtactgtgcaatctacaaaccccgtttccctatgagttgggaaattgtgttagatgtaaatataaacagggttagggttagggttagctgcaaatccttttcaacccatattcagttgaatatgctacaaagacaacatatttgatgttcaaactgataaaaaaaaaaaaattcgccaacaatcattagctttagaatttgatgccagcaacaagtgacaaagaagttgggaaaggtggcaataaatactgataatgttgaggaatgctcatcaaacacttatttggaacatcccacaggtgtgcaggctaattgggaacaggtgggtgccatgattgggtatataaacagcttcccaaaaaaatgctcagtctttcacaagaaaggatggggcgaggtacacccctttgtccacaactgcgtgagcaaatagtcaaacagtttaagaaacacctttctcaaagtgcaattgcaaaaaatgtagggatttcaacatctacgctccataatatcatcaaaaggttcagagaatctggagaaatcactccacgtaagcggcatggccggaaaccaacattgaatgaccgtgacattccatccctcaaacggcactgtatcagaaactgacatcaatctctaaaggatatcaccacatgggctcaggaacacttcagaaaaccactgtcactaaatacagttggtcgctacatctgtaagtgcaagttaaagctctactatgcaaagccaaagccatttatcaacaacatccagaaacgcttctctgggcccgagatcatctaagatggactgatgcaaagtggaaaagtgttctgtggtctgacaagtccacatttcaaattgtttttggaaatattcgacatcatgtcatctggaccaaaggggaagcgaaccatccacacTGCTATCGACGAAAgtttcatggacccccctgcttatttcagcaagacaatcccaagccacattcaacacgtgttactaaagcgtggctttgtaaaaaaaaaaaaagtgcgggtactttcctgacccgcctgctgtctagacctgtctcccatcaaaaatgtgtggcgcattatgaagcgtaaaataggacagcggagaccccggactgttgaacgactgaagctttacataaaacaagaatgggaaagaattccactttcaaagcttcaacaatcagttacctcagttcccaaacatttattgagtgttgttaaaagaaaagatgatgtaatacagtggtgaacatgccctttcccaactactttggcacgtgttccagccatgaaattctaagttaattattatttgcaaaaaaaaaacagagtttgaacatcaaattcttgtctttgtagcatattcaactaaatatgggttcaaaatgatttgcaaatcattgtattccgtttatatttaattctaacacaatttcccaactcatatggaaacagggtttttgtactaatacaagtttcaatcagtcaatcgatCAAAACATCTACAACATACTTACAgtgatgtgtgtatgtgtatatatatatatatatatatatatatatatagtgtgtgtgtgtgtgtgtgtgtgtgtgtgtgtgtgtgtgtgtgtgtgtgtgtgtgtgtgtgtcgtgtaAACACAAACATATAAAGACAAACACGCAGTTTAACATGCAGAAAGAAAGGTttagtttaccatgaattgattaacgtggaccccgacttaaacaagttgaaaaacttattcgggtgttaccatttagtggtcaattgtacggaatatgtactgtactgtgcaatctactaataaaagtatcaatcaatcaatcaatcaaccgagATAAAACCTCTAAATCGTCCAAAACACAGAAAAGACAAACGCACAGTTCAACATGAAGAAAGAAAGGTTGAGTTTACCGAGATAAAACCTCTAAATCGTCTAAAACACAGAAAAGACAAACGCACAGTTCAACATGAAGAAAGAAAGGTTGAGTTTACCGAGATAAAACCTCTAAATCGTCTAAAACACAGAAAAGACGCTCTTTTGTTGCTTTCTCCGTCGCTGTGGCCGCCATCTTTGCCTGTGCcacttccttcttcttcttcttttgtttttatggcggttggcaagcaaccttctggtgtgcattaccgccacctactgtaatggagtgtggaccgaggtggatccctactctatattcttttacttaacccagtgttttttaaatatgtgtatattgctttatatcctatgttttctgaatgcaatcctaatatatctcccacttctaacctaatattttcttttgctaacttattttccagtatttctctttctctattatatttcctacattgtattaagacatggtcaacattttctatctggtggcaaaaatcacacagccctgtagtatgtttgcctatcaattttagtgaactatttagatatgtatgccctaatctcattctagtcataatgtcttcttccttcctatttctaccccctcctctcattacacctactttcctctggactttgtaaaactctctaccttttgtttccttattccaattatcctgccactttttattgtgttctatcttaattatgctcttcacttcttctttactgtgcttaatctccatgtttacttctgttttagtggttgcttgttttgcgtatctatcagctaactcatttccctcaactcctacatgagcaggaacccagagaaatgttaccacacctcccgctttatttattctgtagattgcctgaactatttcataaactatatctagtcttgtttctgatgttatgttttttatgctcgtcaatgcactgctggagtccgagcacacgactactttcctagctttgttttcctctatccagttaactgccatataaattgctaccaattcccccgtaaaaacagatagtttatcactaattcttttattcaacactatatttctctgtgggataactgcagcagctcctactttactatttatagtttttgatgcatctgtgtatatcataatattatcaaaaaacatttcctcaatccgttgttctatttgataactatttaaatgtctattcttcagtaactgcatgtctacctttgggttgtcatacatccacggtggtattgcaggaattggtactgtagggctcactttaatattgtcaatttgtgtttttttacatatatctcctattatccacccaaaactattcatttttttcttccctttttcttggcaatttattagcacttgacgggttggatgtccttgcttggatccttttaagtttgcccaataaactgctgagagttgatctctcctcatgtccaaaggtttttcattcatttctacttgtaatgctgccactggagtagatttagtagctccacaacataatcttaacgcctgcgactggatccggtctattttctcaagtagagtttttgaagcagatcgataaataatgcatccgtagtcgataacagaccgaattaaagtgatatatattgttttcaatgttaacctatcagccccccaatctttacccctcaaagccctcattatatttaacacctttttacttttctccattatcttgctgatgtgggttgaccagttaatatttttatcaaaccatattcctaaatatttaaaaacttgtacctcttctatgttttctccatagagttttatttggagcttgttttgtattttcctcttcgtaaaatgtatgacttttgtctttccaacagagaatcttaaaccccaagccgtcccccagtcttgaacattatttaccgctttttgaatcttcttttctatataatttgtat is part of the Nerophis ophidion isolate RoL-2023_Sa linkage group LG13, RoL_Noph_v1.0, whole genome shotgun sequence genome and harbors:
- the LOC133564067 gene encoding mediator of RNA polymerase II transcription subunit 4 isoform X1, coding for MAATATEKATKERLFCVLDDLEVLSRELIEMLALSRSQKLPQPGEDTQILDLLVQRDREFQELMELAQQQGKVQQEMQLLEKEVEKRDSDIQQLQKQLKEAEHILATAVYQAKEKLKSIERAKKGSISSEEIIKYAHRISASNAVCAPLNWLPGDPRRPYPTDLEMRSGMLGHMTNLPTNGVNGHLPGDALAAGRLPDVLTPHYPWQSSDLPVGMLPPHHGNDMLPPHHGNDMLPPHHGNDFGLEPLGHNKENEDDVEAMSTDSSSSSSDSD
- the LOC133564067 gene encoding mediator of RNA polymerase II transcription subunit 4 isoform X2, with amino-acid sequence MLALSRSQKLPQPGEDTQILDLLVQRDREFQELMELAQQQGKVQQEMQLLEKEVEKRDSDIQQLQKQLKEAEHILATAVYQAKEKLKSIERAKKGSISSEEIIKYAHRISASNAVCAPLNWLPGDPRRPYPTDLEMRSGMLGHMTNLPTNGVNGHLPGDALAAGRLPDVLTPHYPWQSSDLPVGMLPPHHGNDMLPPHHGNDMLPPHHGNDFGLEPLGHNKENEDDVEAMSTDSSSSSSDSD